The Methylomonas koyamae genome has a segment encoding these proteins:
- a CDS encoding alpha/beta fold hydrolase — translation MKCRCAITAIFALLLGLLSGCAETIPNVKIAEIGRRQVEFALSRHDTRPVVFETGLGGTLAWWREVYPPIAASATALAYNRAGVGASEAVASVRDGRHVVQELRELLVDQGLAPPYILVGHSLGGLYMQWYARYYPQEVAALILVDSTHPAQLKGRGAIENWPFWLRWLFDLWLPVTAERELAALDRTGDEVLAASAYRSGPVIVLSAAQPLADRSELADDANRKRQDLARLYPGSIQIWVDSGHAIPLERPEAVVAAIRDVLDAVRSEAGLLRREQE, via the coding sequence ATGAAATGCCGCTGTGCGATAACGGCGATCTTTGCGTTACTGCTCGGCCTATTGAGCGGCTGCGCCGAGACGATTCCGAACGTCAAGATTGCCGAAATCGGGCGCCGGCAAGTGGAGTTTGCCTTGAGCCGGCACGATACCCGGCCGGTGGTGTTCGAAACCGGCTTGGGCGGAACTTTGGCTTGGTGGCGGGAGGTGTATCCGCCAATTGCCGCATCGGCGACCGCGTTGGCCTATAACCGTGCCGGGGTCGGCGCCAGCGAAGCGGTGGCCTCGGTCCGCGACGGTCGCCACGTCGTGCAGGAACTGCGCGAATTGTTGGTCGACCAAGGGCTGGCGCCGCCTTATATTCTGGTCGGGCATTCGCTGGGCGGTTTGTATATGCAATGGTATGCCCGGTACTATCCGCAAGAGGTCGCGGCTTTGATTCTGGTCGATTCGACCCATCCGGCCCAACTCAAAGGCCGGGGCGCCATCGAGAATTGGCCGTTCTGGCTGCGTTGGTTGTTCGATTTGTGGTTGCCGGTTACCGCCGAACGGGAACTGGCCGCGCTGGATCGGACCGGCGACGAAGTGCTGGCGGCTTCCGCCTATCGTAGCGGACCGGTAATTGTGCTGAGCGCGGCGCAACCCTTGGCCGACCGCTCGGAACTGGCGGACGACGCCAATCGAAAACGCCAAGACCTTGCTCGGTTGTATCCGGGATCGATACAAATCTGGGTGGACAGCGGTCACGCCATACCCTTGGAACGGCCGGAAGCGGTGGTTGCCGCAATCCGAGACGTGCTGGATGCGGTCCGATCCGAGGCTGGCCTTCTTCGTCGTGAGCAGGAATAG
- a CDS encoding LuxR C-terminal-related transcriptional regulator, with the protein MKNPDWAAVVDDHPLVAHGIADFLVTHCGFDRAQPVSAVAEFWPLLDSDAPPALAVVDFWLPDGVSLPLLAQIKQRRPALKVLAISADDDRAIAEKVAAAGADGFIHKQAAPNVFAEAVAALMAGEAWFQGQPAAVLASTRELPVTAAELGLTPRQGQVLAMMLKGLPNKRIALNLSLSEHTVKEHVTGILERLGAKNRIEVITKLRGRSLEY; encoded by the coding sequence GTGAAAAATCCGGATTGGGCGGCGGTGGTAGACGACCATCCGCTGGTGGCGCACGGCATCGCCGATTTTTTAGTGACGCATTGCGGCTTCGACCGCGCGCAGCCGGTATCGGCCGTCGCCGAGTTTTGGCCGCTGCTGGATAGCGACGCGCCGCCGGCACTGGCGGTAGTCGATTTTTGGCTGCCGGACGGCGTCTCGCTGCCGCTACTGGCGCAAATCAAACAACGCCGCCCGGCACTGAAGGTGCTGGCGATCAGTGCCGACGACGACCGGGCTATCGCCGAAAAAGTCGCCGCGGCCGGCGCCGACGGCTTTATCCATAAACAGGCGGCGCCGAACGTGTTCGCCGAGGCCGTGGCCGCACTCATGGCCGGCGAGGCCTGGTTCCAAGGCCAGCCCGCCGCGGTATTGGCGTCGACTCGAGAGCTACCGGTCACGGCCGCCGAATTGGGCCTGACTCCGCGCCAAGGCCAGGTGCTGGCGATGATGCTGAAAGGCTTGCCGAACAAACGCATCGCGCTGAACCTGTCCCTGTCGGAACACACCGTCAAGGAGCACGTCACCGGCATCCTGGAACGCCTGGGCGCGAAAAACCGGATCGAAGTCATCACCAAACTGCGCGGCCGCAGCCTGGAATACTGA
- a CDS encoding DUF1566 domain-containing protein — MKLKRTLLAAGAAALTHLPTAQAALLDRGGGMLYDTVLNVTWLQDANYAKTSGYDADGKMDWHAAVAWADQLEFGGFSDWRLAGIKPVNGIAYNENFSDDGSTDYAWNVSSPNSELGYMYFVNLGLTAFQFPDGSDNPNFGIYRDGRTGGQTDVGLVKNLQSFNYWSGNEVPTRTGEAWFFDTALGSQQTWYKKNLGSDMYVWAVRDGDIAAVPLPGAVWLFASAVFGGLFANRRKSN; from the coding sequence ATGAAATTGAAACGCACTCTGCTTGCCGCCGGCGCGGCGGCTCTGACCCATCTCCCCACCGCCCAGGCGGCATTGCTGGACCGCGGCGGCGGCATGCTCTACGACACGGTATTGAACGTGACTTGGTTGCAGGATGCCAATTACGCCAAGACCAGCGGCTACGACGCCGACGGCAAGATGGACTGGCACGCGGCCGTGGCCTGGGCGGATCAATTGGAGTTCGGCGGCTTCAGCGACTGGCGGTTGGCCGGCATCAAGCCGGTCAACGGCATTGCCTATAACGAAAACTTTTCCGACGACGGTTCGACCGATTACGCCTGGAACGTCAGCAGCCCCAACTCCGAGCTGGGTTATATGTATTTCGTCAACCTGGGTTTGACGGCGTTTCAATTCCCGGACGGTAGCGACAATCCTAACTTCGGGATTTACCGCGACGGCCGCACCGGCGGCCAAACCGATGTCGGTTTGGTGAAAAATCTGCAGTCCTTCAATTATTGGTCCGGCAACGAAGTGCCAACCCGCACCGGCGAGGCTTGGTTTTTCGATACCGCGCTCGGCAGCCAACAAACTTGGTACAAGAAAAACCTGGGCTCGGATATGTATGTCTGGGCTGTGCGCGATGGCGACATAGCGGCGGTACCGCTACCGGGCGCGGTCTGGCTGTTCGCTAGTGCTGTGTTTGGTGGTTTGTTCGCGAATCGCCGTAAATCGAACTAA
- a CDS encoding DUF1566 domain-containing protein, translated as MNFKPIYGAVAALGMVAAPAAQAQLFDRGGGLIYDSVQNITWLADANYAKTSGFDAEGKMSWQNAVAWVDGLIYSDSVRGVNYSDWRLPSFNDLGAAGCDYGYSNTDCGFNVSTASSELAHLFYGDFANIGFVDSRGLQQPGYGLVDDPATAADESLFGNIQSFSYWLGSSYPGDSNKAWYFSTATGMQNYISKGNNFYVWAVRDGDVTAVPDPASYILFLSGLAAMAGSIRRRKAAAFPALA; from the coding sequence ATGAACTTTAAACCGATTTATGGCGCCGTCGCCGCGCTCGGCATGGTCGCGGCACCGGCCGCACAGGCCCAATTGTTCGACCGCGGCGGCGGTTTGATTTACGACAGCGTACAAAACATCACCTGGCTGGCCGACGCCAACTATGCCAAAACCAGCGGTTTCGATGCCGAAGGCAAAATGAGTTGGCAAAACGCCGTGGCTTGGGTGGATGGCCTGATTTACTCGGATAGCGTGCGTGGCGTCAATTACAGCGATTGGCGGTTGCCGAGCTTTAATGACCTGGGGGCGGCGGGTTGCGACTACGGCTACAGCAACACCGACTGCGGCTTCAACGTCTCGACCGCCAGCTCGGAATTGGCTCATCTGTTTTACGGCGACTTCGCCAATATTGGTTTCGTCGATTCGCGCGGCCTACAACAGCCGGGTTACGGATTGGTCGACGATCCGGCCACCGCCGCCGACGAAAGCCTGTTCGGCAATATTCAATCTTTCAGCTATTGGTTGGGCAGCAGTTACCCCGGCGACTCGAACAAAGCCTGGTATTTCAGCACCGCGACCGGTATGCAGAACTACATCAGCAAAGGCAACAATTTTTACGTCTGGGCCGTGCGCGACGGCGACGTGACGGCAGTGCCGGACCCGGCAAGCTACATCTTGTTTTTATCCGGACTGGCCGCGATGGCCGGCTCGATTCGCCGCCGAAAAGCGGCCGCCTTCCCGGCGTTAGCCTGA
- the pgi gene encoding glucose-6-phosphate isomerase, whose translation MSKLVDSAEWNAVKQHHREIAGKFCMKDAFDKDPKRFDKFSVTFNDLLFDYSKNLITERTLPLLIELANRAQLSAKTEAMFSGSIINTTEKRAVLHTALRNRSNKPIYFRGEDVMPEINKVLARMRVFTEQVRSGAWTGYTGKTITDIVNIGIGGSDLGPKMVDTALTPYGKEGLKAHFVSNVDQTDIVETLKPLNPETTLFLISSKTFTTQETMTNARSARDWFLKAAQEQGHMSKHFVAISTNEAKVKEFGIDLENMYEFWDWVGGRYSLWSVIGMSIALYIGMDNFEELLMGAHLADEHFRSAPFEQNIPVIMGLLGIWYNNFFDAETYAILPYAQSLKYFADYFQQGDMESNGKSATINGDKVDYNTGPIIWGQPGTNGQHAFFQLIHQGTKLIPGDFLAAAQSHYDLPDHHDILISNFLAQAEALMRGKTEAEVRQDLSHEPNLDDALIASKIFEGNKPSNAFLFKKLTPRTLGTLIAFYEHKIFVQGVIWNINSFDQMGVELGKVLAKAILPQLKNEEPVSDHDSSTNGLINAYKRLRK comes from the coding sequence ATGTCCAAATTAGTAGACTCTGCCGAATGGAACGCCGTCAAGCAACACCACCGCGAGATTGCCGGCAAATTTTGCATGAAGGACGCGTTCGACAAAGATCCCAAGCGATTCGACAAATTTTCGGTCACGTTCAACGACCTGTTGTTCGACTACTCGAAAAATCTGATCACCGAGCGCACCCTGCCGCTACTGATCGAACTGGCCAACCGAGCTCAGCTCTCGGCAAAAACCGAAGCCATGTTCTCCGGTTCCATCATTAATACCACGGAAAAACGCGCCGTGTTGCATACCGCACTGCGTAACCGCAGCAACAAGCCGATTTATTTCCGCGGCGAAGACGTCATGCCGGAAATCAATAAAGTGCTGGCCAGAATGCGGGTGTTTACCGAACAAGTCCGCTCCGGCGCCTGGACCGGCTACACCGGAAAAACCATCACCGACATCGTCAACATCGGTATCGGCGGCTCCGATCTCGGGCCGAAAATGGTCGACACCGCATTGACCCCTTACGGCAAAGAAGGCCTGAAGGCCCATTTCGTGTCCAACGTCGACCAGACCGACATCGTCGAGACACTGAAGCCGTTGAATCCGGAAACCACGCTGTTCTTGATTTCCTCGAAAACCTTCACGACCCAGGAAACCATGACCAACGCCCGTTCGGCCCGCGACTGGTTTTTGAAAGCGGCGCAAGAGCAGGGACACATGTCCAAGCACTTTGTCGCGATTTCCACCAACGAAGCCAAAGTCAAGGAATTCGGCATCGACCTGGAAAACATGTACGAGTTCTGGGACTGGGTCGGCGGCCGCTATTCCTTGTGGTCGGTGATCGGCATGTCCATCGCGCTGTACATCGGCATGGACAATTTCGAAGAACTGCTGATGGGCGCGCATTTGGCCGACGAACACTTCCGCAGCGCTCCGTTCGAACAAAACATCCCGGTCATCATGGGATTGCTCGGCATCTGGTACAACAATTTCTTCGACGCCGAAACCTACGCGATCCTGCCCTACGCCCAGTCGCTGAAATATTTCGCCGATTATTTCCAGCAAGGCGACATGGAAAGCAACGGCAAAAGCGCAACGATCAACGGCGATAAAGTGGACTACAACACCGGGCCGATCATTTGGGGCCAACCGGGCACCAACGGCCAGCACGCCTTTTTCCAGTTGATCCACCAGGGCACCAAACTGATCCCCGGCGATTTTCTGGCGGCGGCGCAGAGCCATTACGACCTGCCCGACCACCACGACATCTTGATCTCCAACTTCCTGGCCCAGGCCGAGGCGTTGATGCGCGGCAAAACCGAAGCCGAAGTGCGCCAGGATTTGAGCCACGAGCCCAACCTGGACGACGCCTTGATCGCTTCGAAGATCTTCGAAGGCAACAAACCCTCCAACGCGTTCCTATTCAAAAAACTGACGCCAAGAACCCTGGGGACGTTGATCGCGTTTTACGAACATAAAATCTTCGTCCAGGGCGTGATCTGGAACATCAACTCCTTCGACCAGATGGGCGTGGAATTGGGTAAAGTACTAGCCAAGGCCATTTTGCCGCAATTGAAAAACGAAGAACCCGTCTCCGACCACGACAGTTCGACCAACGGCCTGATCAACGCCTACAAACGCTTGCGCAAGTAA